The following proteins come from a genomic window of Flavobacterium crocinum:
- the truA gene encoding tRNA pseudouridine(38-40) synthase TruA, producing MRYFIQFAYNGTHYHGWQIQPNASSVQETLNKAFSVLLNEPISIMGAGRTDTGVHATEMFGHFDTEKTLDVPMLVHKLNSFLPKDIAIFNIIPLHDDAHCRFDATKRTYEYHINTVKNPFLQELSWYVTQKLDVSLMNEAAQLLLKHTDFQCFSKTNTDVNTYDCTIFEAFWKQEEGKLIFTISANRFLRNMVRAIVGTLINIGLHKITLEDFENIIASKSREKAGFSVPAHGLYLTKIDYDYI from the coding sequence GTGAGATATTTTATTCAATTTGCTTATAACGGAACACATTATCATGGCTGGCAGATACAGCCCAACGCCTCTTCTGTTCAGGAAACTTTAAATAAGGCTTTTTCGGTTTTATTGAATGAACCTATAAGTATTATGGGTGCCGGAAGAACCGATACTGGTGTACATGCAACAGAAATGTTTGGGCATTTTGATACTGAAAAAACTTTGGATGTTCCTATGTTGGTTCATAAACTGAATTCTTTTTTACCAAAAGATATTGCCATTTTTAATATTATTCCGCTTCATGATGACGCGCATTGCCGATTTGATGCTACAAAACGAACGTATGAATATCATATCAATACCGTTAAAAATCCGTTTTTGCAGGAATTGAGCTGGTATGTGACTCAAAAATTAGATGTGAGTTTAATGAACGAAGCAGCACAGTTATTATTGAAACATACCGATTTTCAGTGTTTTTCGAAAACCAATACGGATGTGAACACTTATGACTGCACGATTTTTGAGGCATTTTGGAAACAGGAAGAAGGAAAACTGATTTTTACCATTTCGGCCAATCGGTTTTTGAGGAATATGGTTCGGGCCATTGTGGGGACTTTAATTAATATAGGGTTGCACAAAATTACGCTGGAAGATTTTGAAAACATTATCGCCAGTAAAAGCAGAGAAAAAGCGGGATTTTCGGTTCCGGCACATGGTTTATATTTAACCAAAATTGATTACGATTACATTTAA
- a CDS encoding ABC transporter ATP-binding protein, protein MKAKAFDTGLFKRILKYTRPYKWRYYGVIIFAVSLSIFAALRPYLLKETVDGYIKTHDKMGLLLYIILMGAVLLMEVFSQFYFVYWANWLGQDIVKDIRTKLFKHILSFRMKYFDLVPVGQLVTRAVSDIESIARIFSQGLFMIISDLMKMVVVLIFMFYMNWKLTWIVIVAMPILVYITRIFQRKMQVAFEEVRTQIANMNSFVQERVTGMKIVQLFNREKIEAENFKDINNKHRVAWIKTILYNSIFFPIADIISSITLGLVVVYGGFRILNGDHFTTFGDLFSYTMFIGMLFNPLRQIADKFNEMQLGMIAANRVFDIIDTQDHIQDTGKIEAPVFNGSIEFKQVRFSYIPEEEVIKGIDLSVSAGQTVAIVGSTGAGKSTIINLLNRFYEINSGTICIDGENIENYTLASLRKQIAVVLQDVFLFADTIYNNITLHNPEITRDMVIDAAKKIGVHDFIMNLPNNYDFDVKERGVMLSSGQRQLIAFLRSYVSNPSILILDEATSSIDTYSEEMIQRATETITKGRTSIIIAHRLATIVNADKIVVMDKGLIVEQGTHHELLTKTDGYYKNLYDSQFAVAN, encoded by the coding sequence ATGAAAGCAAAAGCATTCGACACAGGATTATTTAAACGAATTTTAAAATATACAAGGCCTTATAAATGGCGTTATTACGGCGTAATTATTTTTGCCGTTTCGCTTTCTATTTTTGCCGCACTCCGTCCCTATTTACTTAAGGAAACCGTTGATGGCTACATCAAAACCCATGATAAAATGGGATTATTGTTGTACATTATTTTGATGGGCGCAGTTTTATTGATGGAGGTTTTCTCTCAATTTTATTTTGTGTATTGGGCCAACTGGCTCGGGCAGGATATTGTAAAAGACATCAGGACAAAACTTTTTAAACACATACTGAGTTTTAGAATGAAATATTTCGATTTGGTTCCGGTTGGACAGTTGGTTACACGAGCTGTTTCGGATATTGAATCAATTGCCCGTATTTTCAGTCAGGGATTGTTTATGATTATAAGCGATTTGATGAAAATGGTCGTGGTGCTGATTTTCATGTTTTATATGAACTGGAAACTAACCTGGATTGTAATCGTTGCGATGCCTATTTTGGTTTACATTACGAGAATTTTTCAACGTAAAATGCAGGTGGCTTTTGAGGAAGTTCGAACGCAAATTGCCAATATGAACTCTTTTGTTCAGGAACGTGTGACAGGAATGAAAATCGTACAGCTTTTTAACCGTGAAAAAATCGAAGCTGAAAATTTTAAAGACATCAACAACAAACACAGAGTGGCCTGGATTAAGACGATTTTGTATAACTCTATTTTCTTTCCAATTGCGGATATTATTTCATCGATTACTTTGGGATTGGTTGTGGTTTATGGCGGTTTCAGAATTTTGAACGGAGATCATTTTACCACTTTTGGAGATTTGTTTTCGTATACGATGTTCATTGGAATGTTATTTAACCCGTTGAGACAAATTGCGGATAAATTCAATGAAATGCAGTTGGGAATGATTGCAGCCAATCGTGTTTTTGATATTATTGATACGCAGGATCATATTCAGGATACGGGTAAAATTGAAGCGCCAGTTTTTAACGGAAGCATCGAATTTAAGCAAGTTCGTTTTAGTTATATTCCCGAAGAAGAAGTTATCAAGGGAATTGATTTGTCGGTTTCGGCAGGACAGACTGTGGCGATTGTAGGTTCTACAGGCGCGGGAAAATCTACGATTATTAATCTGCTGAATCGTTTTTACGAAATCAACAGCGGAACGATTTGTATTGATGGAGAAAATATCGAAAACTATACTTTGGCTTCTTTGAGAAAACAAATCGCTGTGGTTTTACAAGATGTGTTTTTGTTTGCCGATACGATTTACAATAATATTACTTTGCACAATCCGGAAATTACCCGAGACATGGTAATTGATGCGGCAAAGAAAATTGGTGTTCATGATTTTATTATGAACCTGCCAAATAATTACGATTTTGATGTAAAAGAGCGCGGTGTTATGTTATCATCCGGACAACGCCAGCTGATTGCATTTTTACGTTCGTACGTGAGTAATCCAAGTATTTTGATTTTGGATGAGGCTACTTCTTCTATTGATACGTATTCAGAAGAAATGATTCAGCGTGCGACAGAAACGATTACAAAAGGAAGAACTTCTATTATTATAGCACATCGATTAGCAACAATTGTAAATGCAGATAAAATTGTGGTGATGGATAAGGGATTGATTGTTGAACAGGGAACGCATCATGAATTATTAACTAAAACTGATGGTTACTATAAAAATTTATATGACTCTCAGTTCGCCGTGGCGAACTAA
- a CDS encoding histidine kinase, with protein sequence MKFRLKNITSRRAFVIYVIVSILVTVLSVYILSNLITDLTEKSNDDIAMRNFLKKQEFMSEELTKFWEQEKRIEHVLKISSSANLDNNLQLLSSLQANNKLVVNNWFQINENDIHFGNNAISGEIKNDVKTFLLQNKNAEHLSVILPQGKEWVWRIYFKLVSENNMTVKYGYDINLRLLHSYISKIDKTKTATNYAFVFDNNGTCVYHPEITFLGKNIFKISAFNPSDTIYSKKKDFAKRTTLSEFLKVDVIRFTKKLDIKHSNWFVCVNVPKMVSDENVALIKKYSTWIYSITTVMLLLIFYLFSYANRRAYREKGIVIKEKNKLLVENEKIIKEKALIQLQQLKEQINPHFLFNSLNSLYMLIGSDIKTAQKFTLNLSRIYRYLIDPPEKNIVPLKDELLFIEKYIFLQQTRFKEELFFSIEIEDESALNKHIPYLAFQVVVENAIKHNSATQENPLTTKILIKADQVIISNNLQKKLNAEPSTKFGLNYLQSIYHYYSKNEFKTSEKDGYFVCILPLLSIHS encoded by the coding sequence TTGAAATTTAGATTAAAAAATATTACTTCAAGACGTGCTTTTGTAATTTACGTTATTGTATCTATTCTGGTTACGGTTTTGTCGGTTTACATTCTAAGTAATCTGATTACAGACCTGACCGAAAAATCGAATGATGATATAGCGATGCGTAACTTCCTTAAAAAGCAGGAATTCATGTCTGAGGAACTTACCAAGTTTTGGGAGCAGGAAAAAAGAATTGAACATGTTTTAAAAATAAGCAGTTCTGCCAACCTTGACAATAATTTACAGCTTTTGTCTTCGTTGCAGGCGAATAATAAACTCGTGGTCAATAATTGGTTTCAAATTAATGAAAATGATATTCATTTTGGTAACAATGCTATTTCGGGTGAAATTAAAAATGATGTAAAAACATTTCTTCTTCAAAACAAAAATGCGGAACATCTCAGCGTAATTCTTCCGCAGGGAAAAGAATGGGTTTGGCGTATTTATTTCAAATTAGTTTCAGAAAATAATATGACTGTAAAATACGGTTATGATATTAATCTGAGACTGCTTCATAGTTATATTTCTAAAATAGATAAAACGAAAACAGCTACCAATTACGCTTTTGTTTTTGATAATAACGGAACCTGCGTTTACCATCCGGAAATTACTTTTCTTGGAAAAAATATTTTTAAGATTTCGGCCTTCAATCCTTCTGATACTATTTACAGTAAGAAAAAAGATTTTGCTAAAAGAACAACACTATCTGAATTTTTGAAAGTAGATGTCATTCGTTTTACCAAAAAACTGGACATCAAACATTCTAACTGGTTTGTGTGCGTTAACGTTCCGAAAATGGTCTCGGATGAAAATGTTGCTTTGATTAAAAAGTATTCGACCTGGATTTATTCGATTACGACAGTAATGCTTCTTTTGATTTTTTATCTTTTCTCTTATGCCAACAGACGTGCGTACAGAGAAAAGGGAATTGTAATTAAAGAGAAAAACAAACTTCTTGTAGAGAATGAAAAAATAATCAAAGAGAAAGCGTTAATTCAGTTACAGCAATTGAAGGAGCAGATTAATCCGCATTTCCTGTTCAATTCGCTCAATTCACTTTATATGTTAATTGGAAGTGATATTAAAACAGCACAAAAATTTACGCTGAACCTTTCCCGTATTTATCGTTATTTAATTGATCCGCCGGAAAAGAACATTGTTCCTTTAAAGGATGAATTACTATTTATTGAAAAATACATCTTTTTACAGCAGACTCGTTTTAAGGAAGAGTTATTCTTTTCAATAGAAATCGAAGACGAATCGGCATTAAACAAACATATCCCCTATCTTGCTTTTCAGGTTGTAGTCGAAAATGCTATTAAGCACAACTCGGCTACACAGGAAAATCCACTTACTACAAAAATCCTGATTAAAGCAGATCAGGTAATTATCAGCAACAATCTTCAAAAGAAACTGAATGCTGAACCGAGCACCAAATTTGGATTAAATTATCTCCAAAGCATTTACCATTATTATTCAAAAAACGAATTTAAGACATCAGAAAAAGATGGCTATTTTGTTTGTATCCTTCCATTACTATCCATTCACTCCTGA
- a CDS encoding zinc-dependent metalloprotease, translating into MKEKAFLHNLITICILLLLLAPLTVQSQKKKKDKKEETTEIKKDSTDSKKGKKYSDLVKKGTVKKGLFNVIQVKTDVYFEIQDSLFKREFLVVNKLSQVPFQVNEAGLNKGMNYENKIISFYKDTIAKKVWVKSYVPKVSSPKEDAITQSVQNNFAESIIEVFDIETKNNDSTAVVIKVNKIFDGKQKSFNDVLSNIGFGGSVKSELSYIEGLKSFPKNIVVKSQLTTSISEGGPALSVTLGVTSNIILLDKTPMKPRFSDKRIGFFTEKHWYFADAQQAMLEKELITRWRLEPKKEDEERYLKGELVEPKKPIVYYIDPSTPKQWRKYIIDGVHDWQAAFEKAGFKNAVIAKEPTEQDLDFDIDDVRYSVITYAASPKSNAMGPSVVDPRSGEIIEADIIWWHNVMTSLQSWMRIQTGPIDPKARGNKFSDEHMGEAIRFVSSHEVGHTFGLKHNMGSSFAYDVESLRSKEFTAKMGGTAPSIMDYARYNYVAQPEDNVTVITPKIGEYDKYAIEWGYRWYGPNDNETLKLNTLIAKHQDDPIYFYGEQQENIIDPRSQSEDLGNDAVKASEYGLKNLKRVVDNILSWTYDKDQSYYETGKLYIGTIGQWQLYNRHVMNNIGGVYLNETVHGDNKQSYVPVPAAMQKRATDYLAKNVITIPQWLFFNDILDKTNPLKDSPLGPYEYTPYTLSRELQYSILYDLFSDDRLLRMTENELYQRNKTKDPVFTVNDLFKKMHQSVFAGTIQNKSLSILERMTQKNYIDVLIVSTNKLFEKTDAKKLLDIQQTLNMPHLCGYLDDAHMARNINQSSLKRVTEVTSDKKGELNRVLQLLKTKKSTGDQSTQNHYRDLIQRIEKALNNTTF; encoded by the coding sequence ATGAAGGAAAAGGCATTCCTGCATAATTTGATAACAATTTGCATACTCCTATTATTATTAGCTCCGCTTACTGTTCAATCTCAAAAAAAGAAGAAAGACAAAAAAGAGGAAACAACTGAAATTAAAAAAGATTCTACCGATTCTAAAAAAGGTAAAAAATACAGTGACCTTGTCAAAAAGGGAACCGTTAAAAAAGGACTGTTCAATGTTATTCAGGTAAAAACCGATGTTTATTTTGAAATTCAGGACAGCTTATTTAAAAGAGAATTTTTAGTTGTAAACAAATTATCGCAAGTTCCTTTTCAGGTAAATGAAGCCGGTTTAAACAAAGGAATGAATTATGAAAACAAGATTATTAGTTTTTATAAAGATACAATCGCAAAGAAAGTCTGGGTAAAATCGTATGTTCCTAAAGTTTCTTCTCCAAAAGAAGACGCGATTACCCAATCAGTTCAAAACAATTTTGCCGAATCTATTATTGAAGTTTTTGATATTGAAACCAAAAACAATGATTCGACTGCTGTTGTAATAAAAGTAAATAAGATTTTTGACGGAAAACAAAAAAGCTTCAACGATGTTTTAAGCAACATTGGTTTTGGAGGTTCTGTTAAATCTGAGCTTTCTTATATTGAAGGTTTAAAATCTTTCCCAAAAAATATTGTTGTCAAATCTCAACTGACAACTTCTATAAGCGAAGGCGGTCCGGCATTGTCGGTGACTCTTGGCGTAACAAGTAATATTATTTTATTGGATAAAACTCCAATGAAACCACGTTTTTCTGATAAAAGAATTGGATTTTTTACAGAAAAACACTGGTATTTTGCCGATGCACAACAGGCAATGCTTGAAAAAGAATTAATAACACGCTGGCGTCTTGAACCTAAAAAGGAAGACGAAGAGCGTTATTTAAAAGGTGAATTAGTAGAGCCGAAAAAACCAATCGTTTATTACATCGATCCTTCTACTCCAAAGCAGTGGAGAAAGTATATTATTGATGGAGTTCACGATTGGCAGGCAGCTTTTGAAAAAGCAGGATTTAAAAATGCTGTGATTGCAAAAGAACCTACTGAACAAGATTTAGATTTTGATATTGATGATGTTCGTTATTCTGTAATTACGTATGCGGCTTCTCCAAAATCAAATGCAATGGGACCATCTGTGGTTGACCCAAGAAGCGGTGAAATTATCGAGGCTGATATTATCTGGTGGCATAATGTTATGACTTCGCTTCAAAGCTGGATGCGTATTCAGACTGGACCAATCGATCCAAAAGCCAGAGGCAATAAGTTCAGTGATGAGCATATGGGAGAAGCAATTCGTTTTGTTTCTTCTCACGAAGTCGGTCATACTTTTGGTTTGAAACACAATATGGGTTCTTCTTTTGCTTATGATGTTGAGTCCTTGCGTTCTAAAGAATTCACAGCAAAAATGGGCGGCACTGCTCCTTCTATTATGGATTATGCCCGTTACAATTATGTAGCACAACCTGAAGATAATGTTACTGTAATTACTCCTAAAATTGGAGAATATGATAAATATGCGATCGAATGGGGATACAGATGGTACGGTCCAAATGACAACGAGACTTTAAAACTAAATACTTTAATCGCTAAACACCAGGATGACCCTATTTATTTTTACGGAGAACAGCAGGAAAATATAATCGATCCACGTTCACAGTCTGAAGATTTAGGAAATGATGCTGTAAAAGCGAGTGAATACGGTTTGAAAAACCTAAAACGTGTTGTTGATAATATTTTAAGCTGGACATACGATAAAGATCAGTCGTATTATGAAACGGGGAAATTATACATCGGGACTATTGGTCAATGGCAGTTGTACAATCGTCATGTGATGAACAATATTGGCGGTGTTTATTTGAACGAAACGGTTCATGGCGACAACAAACAAAGTTACGTTCCGGTTCCGGCAGCAATGCAGAAAAGAGCGACTGATTATTTAGCTAAAAATGTCATCACGATTCCGCAGTGGTTGTTTTTTAATGACATTTTAGACAAAACCAATCCGTTGAAAGATTCTCCTCTTGGTCCTTATGAATATACACCTTACACGCTTTCAAGAGAATTGCAATACAGCATTTTATACGATTTATTTAGTGATGATCGTTTGCTTCGAATGACAGAAAATGAATTGTATCAGCGTAATAAAACCAAAGATCCTGTTTTTACCGTAAATGATTTGTTTAAAAAAATGCACCAAAGTGTTTTTGCGGGAACGATTCAGAATAAATCTTTAAGCATTTTGGAAAGAATGACACAAAAGAATTATATAGATGTTTTGATTGTTTCAACAAATAAATTATTTGAAAAAACAGATGCTAAAAAATTACTGGATATTCAGCAGACTTTAAATATGCCTCATTTGTGCGGTTATTTAGATGATGCTCATATGGCAAGAAACATTAATCAGTCTTCTTTAAAAAGAGTTACTGAAGTGACTTCTGATAAAAAAGGAGAACTAAACAGAGTCCTTCAATTATTAAAAACTAAAAAAAGCACAGGAGACCAATCTACCCAAAACCATTACCGCGATTTGATACAACGAATCGAAAAAGCCCTAAATAATACAACCTTTTAA
- a CDS encoding SusC/RagA family TonB-linked outer membrane protein produces MTKILQALLLFLAIAGYSQETRTITGIIQDATDSSPIPGASIFVENNSISNKTAMAGIIHSEAIGTTSDFDGKFTLKVAKNVTALRVTFMGYKSYTLELDGQKNYTINLTSETAKLQEVVVTGYQKIEKRKVTGAIAKVEMASIQQAGVASVDQMLLGQVAGVAVTTPSGAPGAPAKIRIRGTASLNGSQDPLWVLDGLPLESEDVPKNYDKDNIDLLANYSIAGLNPDDIKDITILKDAAATSIYGARAANGVIVITTKKGKSGKMVINVNTNTFINLKPDFDKLNLMNANQKVDFELGLASRSDLTYRDTNGEVARILNGANELNTFRNGGFSSLSPTTQNAINALRNNNFNWGNLIYQNAINTQHGLSMSGGGEKSDYYFSAGFYDEQGTTIGTGFKRYNLTLKNNYEVSDRFKVGVGLFGSESIKNSYVTDVSTNTNPANYTRNVNPYLTPYNADGSYNYDQDITGYSDRYIPFNILEERANTSYDLKARAIKAILDAEYKITDHLKANSQLGLQLDNTSSEKFAGQNSYYTRRYREKSRYFSNGSFNYFLPNGGVIENSNKDFFQYNLKTTLNYSNTFADKHEVEIMVGNEIRRNYQTAIFTKGFGFDENTLTTQQIVFPNADMANNSEYRTYRKEQNENAFASFFATASYTYNRKYTVFGSARYDGSDLFGVDPKYKYLPLWSGSAAWLVSQENFLRDSNVISNLRLRGSYGLQGNIDKNTSPFVVGENKTTTILPGQTEPTIVVVSPPNEKLRWEKTTNTNFGADLGLFHNRISIIADVYGRKSTDLLGNRALPLENGFEFTNMNWAQVTNKGFELSIATKNIDRPNFKWTTNFNLAQNKSNVDRIEVRDTDYMPNREGRPVNAIFGFKTNGIDENGNPLFVNKKGETVNSQTFFGLYDVLADIFPGEFSQSNLSAAEFRDLFTYLGDRDPKFTGGITNTFKVGNFDLAVVASFTLDQTMVETPPYYGAEVDRGLNYSTRILNAWSPTNTSSNLPGITSQTSGTGDSWMAYQWYSGGNQIKTMNYLDTWVHKMSYMRLNSMRLGYTLPKAFTDHINIQSIRLNVEARNLFVISSDFKGYFDPETYGNIYAQPVPKSFTVGCNVTF; encoded by the coding sequence ATGACAAAAATTTTACAAGCCTTACTGCTGTTCCTCGCTATTGCAGGTTACTCGCAGGAAACCCGAACTATTACGGGAATCATTCAGGACGCGACAGATTCTTCACCAATTCCGGGTGCATCAATCTTTGTTGAAAATAATTCCATTTCAAACAAAACTGCTATGGCAGGTATTATTCATAGTGAAGCTATTGGAACTACTTCAGATTTCGACGGTAAATTCACCTTGAAAGTGGCAAAAAATGTTACTGCTTTGAGAGTTACTTTCATGGGATACAAATCGTATACTTTGGAATTAGACGGTCAAAAAAATTACACCATTAACCTAACATCTGAAACAGCTAAACTTCAGGAAGTTGTAGTTACAGGTTATCAAAAAATTGAGAAAAGAAAAGTTACCGGTGCAATTGCGAAAGTAGAGATGGCCAGCATTCAACAAGCCGGAGTTGCCAGTGTTGACCAAATGTTATTAGGACAAGTAGCAGGGGTTGCCGTTACTACACCATCCGGAGCACCTGGAGCACCAGCTAAAATTAGAATTAGAGGTACTGCTTCTCTTAATGGTTCCCAGGATCCACTTTGGGTTCTTGACGGATTACCATTAGAAAGTGAGGATGTGCCTAAAAACTACGATAAGGATAATATCGATTTATTAGCTAATTATTCTATCGCAGGATTAAATCCTGATGATATTAAAGATATTACTATTTTAAAAGATGCTGCTGCAACTTCTATTTATGGTGCGCGTGCTGCAAATGGAGTTATTGTAATTACTACTAAAAAAGGAAAAAGTGGTAAAATGGTAATTAACGTTAACACTAATACTTTTATCAATCTTAAACCTGATTTTGATAAATTAAATTTAATGAATGCTAACCAAAAAGTTGATTTTGAACTTGGTTTGGCTAGTCGTTCAGATTTAACATATAGAGATACCAATGGTGAAGTCGCTCGTATTTTAAACGGAGCGAATGAATTAAATACTTTCAGAAATGGCGGATTCTCTTCTTTGAGTCCAACTACTCAAAATGCAATCAATGCTTTAAGAAACAATAATTTTAACTGGGGGAACTTAATTTACCAAAATGCAATTAATACACAGCATGGTTTAAGTATGTCCGGAGGAGGTGAAAAATCAGACTACTATTTTTCTGCTGGCTTTTATGATGAGCAAGGAACTACTATCGGAACTGGTTTCAAACGTTACAATTTAACTTTAAAAAACAATTACGAAGTATCAGACAGATTTAAAGTTGGCGTTGGACTTTTTGGCTCAGAGTCTATAAAAAACTCTTACGTTACAGATGTAAGTACAAATACAAATCCTGCTAATTATACAAGAAATGTAAATCCGTACCTGACACCTTATAATGCTGACGGAAGTTATAATTATGACCAGGATATCACAGGATATTCTGATCGTTACATTCCATTTAATATTTTAGAAGAGAGAGCAAATACTTCATACGACCTAAAAGCAAGAGCCATAAAAGCTATTTTAGATGCTGAATATAAAATTACAGATCATTTAAAAGCTAATAGCCAGCTTGGTCTTCAGTTAGACAATACTTCTTCTGAGAAATTCGCCGGTCAAAACAGTTATTATACAAGGAGATATAGAGAAAAATCACGCTATTTTTCTAATGGTAGTTTTAATTACTTTCTTCCAAATGGTGGTGTAATTGAAAATTCTAATAAAGACTTTTTTCAATATAATTTAAAGACAACCCTTAATTACTCGAACACTTTTGCTGATAAACACGAGGTCGAAATTATGGTTGGTAATGAAATCAGAAGAAATTATCAAACTGCTATTTTTACAAAAGGATTCGGTTTTGATGAAAACACCTTAACAACGCAGCAAATCGTTTTTCCTAATGCTGACATGGCAAACAACTCTGAATACAGAACGTATCGTAAAGAACAAAATGAAAATGCATTTGCTTCTTTCTTTGCTACTGCTTCTTATACCTACAACAGAAAATATACTGTTTTTGGAAGTGCCAGATATGATGGTTCAGATTTATTTGGTGTAGATCCAAAATACAAATATTTACCACTTTGGTCTGGCTCTGCAGCCTGGTTGGTTTCTCAGGAAAACTTCTTAAGAGACAGCAACGTTATTTCTAACTTAAGACTACGTGGTTCTTATGGTTTACAAGGAAATATCGACAAAAATACATCTCCATTTGTTGTAGGAGAAAACAAAACTACAACTATTCTTCCGGGACAGACAGAACCTACAATTGTAGTAGTTAGTCCTCCGAACGAAAAATTACGTTGGGAAAAAACTACGAATACAAACTTTGGTGCAGACCTTGGATTGTTTCACAACCGTATCAGTATTATTGCTGATGTTTACGGAAGAAAAAGTACCGATTTATTAGGTAACAGAGCATTACCATTAGAAAATGGTTTCGAATTTACAAACATGAACTGGGCTCAGGTAACGAATAAAGGTTTCGAACTTTCTATCGCAACAAAAAATATTGATCGCCCAAATTTCAAATGGACTACCAACTTTAACCTTGCACAAAACAAGAGTAATGTTGACCGTATAGAAGTTCGTGATACTGATTATATGCCAAACAGAGAGGGACGTCCTGTAAATGCAATTTTCGGATTTAAAACAAACGGAATTGATGAAAACGGAAATCCATTATTCGTAAACAAAAAAGGAGAAACAGTAAACAGCCAGACTTTCTTCGGATTGTATGATGTTTTAGCAGACATATTCCCGGGAGAATTTTCTCAATCTAACTTATCGGCAGCAGAATTTAGAGATTTATTTACTTATTTAGGAGATAGAGATCCTAAATTTACAGGAGGTATTACTAATACTTTCAAAGTGGGCAATTTTGATCTGGCAGTTGTGGCTTCGTTTACTTTAGACCAAACTATGGTTGAAACTCCACCTTATTATGGAGCTGAAGTAGACAGAGGATTAAATTATTCGACTAGAATTTTAAATGCCTGGTCACCAACTAATACATCTTCAAACCTGCCTGGTATTACAAGTCAGACTTCCGGAACAGGAGATTCATGGATGGCTTACCAATGGTATTCAGGAGGAAATCAAATTAAAACAATGAATTATCTCGATACCTGGGTTCACAAAATGAGTTATATGAGATTGAACAGTATGCGTTTAGGATATACACTTCCAAAAGCATTTACAGATCACATTAACATTCAAAGCATTAGACTGAATGTTGAAGCAAGAAACTTATTTGTAATCAGTTCTGATTTCAAAGGTTATTTTGATCCTGAAACTTATGGAAATATTTATGCTCAGCCAGTTCCTAAGTCATTTACTGTTGGATGTAATGTTACTTTTTAA